The following are encoded in a window of Pseudomonas multiresinivorans genomic DNA:
- a CDS encoding ABC transporter ATP-binding protein — protein MGHIRIQQLGKAYRQYPKRWSRLVEWIAPGGTPRHHKHWVLQNISLEIEPGEAVGIVGSNGAGKSTLLKIITGTTQPTSGTCEVGGTVSALLELGMGFHPEFTGRQNVYMAAQLLGLQRGEIDALFPEIEAFAEIGAAIDQPVRTYSSGMQMRLAFSVATARRPDVLIIDEALSVGDSYFQHKSFERIRSFRRAGTTLLIVSHDRFSIQSICDRAVLLEFGQVAMQGDPEMVMDYYHARMGEGLNHLVRQEMLANGKARTISGTGEAEIESVRLLDADGKDIDLVEVGHDVVLEVGVRVCQDVDRLVLGFMLKDRLGQAMYGINSHRLKQVQKGLRVGDRLVYRYAFPMRLGAGNYSVSLSLSRLDSHLDGNYEWRDCAMIFHVVNSTRENFIGYSWLDARASIEHFPSDSLVQRSGEHS, from the coding sequence ATGGGCCATATCCGCATTCAGCAACTGGGCAAGGCCTATCGTCAGTACCCCAAGCGCTGGTCGCGCCTGGTCGAGTGGATTGCTCCCGGCGGCACGCCGCGGCATCACAAGCATTGGGTCCTGCAGAACATTTCCCTGGAGATCGAGCCGGGCGAGGCGGTCGGCATCGTCGGCTCCAATGGAGCGGGCAAGAGCACCCTGCTCAAGATCATCACTGGCACTACCCAGCCCACCAGCGGTACCTGCGAGGTGGGCGGAACGGTGTCTGCCCTGCTCGAACTGGGCATGGGTTTCCATCCGGAGTTTACCGGTCGGCAGAACGTTTACATGGCCGCGCAACTGCTCGGGCTGCAGCGCGGAGAGATCGACGCGCTGTTTCCGGAGATCGAAGCCTTTGCCGAAATCGGCGCCGCCATCGACCAACCGGTGCGCACCTATTCCAGCGGCATGCAGATGCGCCTGGCGTTCAGCGTGGCCACCGCGCGGCGACCGGACGTGCTGATCATCGACGAGGCTCTGTCGGTCGGCGATTCGTATTTCCAGCACAAGAGCTTCGAGCGTATCCGCAGCTTCCGCCGCGCCGGCACCACATTGCTGATCGTCTCCCACGACCGCTTCTCCATCCAGTCCATCTGCGATCGCGCAGTGCTGCTGGAGTTCGGCCAGGTGGCGATGCAGGGCGATCCGGAAATGGTCATGGACTACTACCACGCGCGCATGGGCGAGGGGCTCAACCACCTCGTGCGCCAGGAAATGCTGGCCAACGGCAAGGCTCGGACCATTTCCGGCACCGGTGAGGCTGAAATCGAGTCGGTGCGGCTGCTCGACGCTGATGGGAAGGACATCGACCTGGTGGAGGTCGGCCACGACGTTGTGCTGGAGGTCGGCGTTCGGGTCTGCCAGGACGTCGATCGCCTGGTCCTCGGCTTCATGCTCAAGGACCGGCTCGGCCAGGCGATGTACGGCATAAACTCGCACCGCCTCAAGCAGGTACAGAAGGGCCTGAGGGTGGGGGACCGGCTAGTTTACCGCTATGCGTTTCCCATGCGTCTGGGGGCCGGCAATTATTCGGTGTCGCTGAGCCTTTCGCGGCTCGATTCGCACCTGGACGGCAACTACGAGTGGCGGGACTGCGCGATGATCTTCCATGTGGTCAACAGCACCCGCGAGAACTTCATCGGCTATTCCTGGCTGGACGCCCGCGCCAGCATCGAGCACTTCCCCAGTGATTCCCTGGTTCAACGCAGTGGAGAGCACTCCTGA
- a CDS encoding mannose-1-phosphate guanylyltransferase/mannose-6-phosphate isomerase — MLVPVILSGGAGTRLWPVSREGQPKPFMAMPDGQSLLSKTYRRAASLLGADGHIVTVTNRDYYFQSKDHFQSTKLRQRGHFILEPAGRNTAPAIAVAALALRALHGDDVTMVVMPADHLIRDVEVFARCVEHAVELAEAGQLVTFGVVPNAPETGFGYIEMGDTLDSKGGSRVKRFVEKPDLDTAKGFLQAGTFLWNSGMFCFTVGTFISELEKYAPQMLEQAIACQMASQPADFGSLVQQELPSEHFCALEDISIDYALMERSDRVAVIPAAFDWSDIGSWTAMSALVDADADNNRAAGNAIFVDSRDNYVQSEGRLIATVGVEGLVVVETADAILVARADRAQDVRKVVKQLKDTDNEAYRLHRTVSRPWGTYTVLEEGPRFKIKRIVVKAGAALSLQMHHHRSEHWVVVQGMAKVTNGESVRLVNSNESTYIPAGHRHRLENPGVIDLVMIEVQSGEYLGEDDIVRFEDIYGRIV; from the coding sequence ATGCTCGTCCCCGTCATCCTTTCCGGTGGAGCCGGCACCCGGCTCTGGCCGGTCTCTCGAGAAGGCCAGCCCAAGCCGTTCATGGCGATGCCCGACGGGCAGTCGCTGCTGAGCAAGACGTACCGGCGCGCGGCCAGCCTGCTGGGTGCGGACGGGCACATCGTCACGGTGACTAATCGCGACTACTACTTCCAGAGCAAGGACCATTTCCAGTCGACCAAGCTGCGCCAGCGAGGCCACTTCATCCTCGAGCCGGCCGGGCGTAACACCGCTCCGGCCATCGCAGTCGCCGCGCTGGCGCTGCGTGCGCTGCACGGCGACGACGTCACCATGGTGGTGATGCCGGCGGATCACCTGATCCGTGACGTCGAGGTCTTCGCCCGTTGTGTCGAGCACGCGGTGGAGCTGGCGGAAGCAGGACAGCTGGTGACGTTCGGTGTCGTGCCCAACGCACCGGAAACCGGCTTCGGCTACATCGAGATGGGGGACACCCTGGACTCCAAGGGTGGCAGCCGCGTGAAGCGCTTCGTCGAAAAGCCCGACCTGGACACCGCCAAGGGCTTTCTGCAGGCGGGGACCTTCCTGTGGAACTCCGGCATGTTCTGCTTCACCGTCGGCACCTTCATCAGCGAGCTGGAAAAATATGCTCCGCAGATGCTCGAGCAGGCCATCGCCTGCCAGATGGCCAGCCAGCCGGCGGACTTCGGCAGCCTGGTCCAGCAGGAGCTGCCCTCGGAGCATTTCTGCGCGCTGGAGGACATCTCCATCGACTATGCGCTGATGGAGCGTTCCGACCGCGTCGCCGTGATCCCGGCGGCATTCGACTGGAGCGACATCGGTTCGTGGACTGCCATGAGCGCCCTGGTGGACGCCGATGCCGACAACAACCGCGCCGCCGGCAATGCCATCTTCGTCGATAGCCGTGACAACTACGTACAGAGCGAAGGTCGGCTGATCGCCACCGTGGGCGTCGAGGGGCTGGTCGTGGTCGAGACCGCCGATGCGATTCTGGTGGCGCGGGCTGATCGCGCACAAGATGTGCGCAAGGTGGTCAAACAGCTCAAGGACACCGACAACGAAGCATATCGCCTGCATCGGACCGTCAGCCGGCCGTGGGGCACCTACACCGTCCTCGAGGAAGGCCCGCGCTTCAAGATCAAGCGCATTGTGGTCAAGGCCGGCGCAGCGCTGTCGCTGCAGATGCACCATCACCGCAGTGAACACTGGGTTGTGGTGCAGGGAATGGCCAAGGTCACCAATGGTGAGTCGGTGCGCCTTGTGAACAGTAACGAGTCGACCTACATCCCGGCCGGTCATCGCCATCGCCTGGAGAACCCTGGCGTGATTGATCTGGTGATGATCGAGGTGCAGAGCGGGGAGTACCTGGGCGAGGACGATATTGTCCGCTTCGAGGATATTTACGGCAGGATCGTCTGA
- a CDS encoding glycosyltransferase family 4 protein — translation MMRLLVECTYVFEHPHVNSGIQRVVRNVIRHLEDAEGGVECIPVAFINGCMHRVLHLAPLSTEELPWHSRMKIALEQWRNDYWVRHASLERRWPMNRYHNARRALYVLCKIASLAITLPLRFAMFASRNHIVPERLEPLDVQPGDQLLLLDSSWHADFFPVAEKLKAKGVGMISVIYDLIPCTHPQFCDAGLVKVFDRWFDWIVEMADGFICISTTIRDQVRAEIVRRRGEEVAQGLWFEHFYLGSELDLVHDDSQLDGKLVQMFEDGAPVYLMVSTIEPRKNHAYLLDAFERLWAAGSSARLCIIGRYGWKCEDLMARIRGHAELNKRLFMFNKLNDRGLEYAYANARSLVFPSYVEGFGLPLVEAMQRNLPVMASDIPVFREVGGDFVAYFDLQRPESLAELVQEFENSDRFPASRASADWSWLTWRDASRQLVSRVLGALTSRRQAQSATEVEVG, via the coding sequence CTGATGCGCCTGCTCGTCGAATGCACCTATGTCTTCGAACATCCGCACGTGAATTCCGGTATCCAGCGCGTGGTGCGTAACGTCATCCGCCATCTTGAGGATGCCGAAGGCGGGGTCGAATGCATTCCGGTGGCTTTCATCAATGGCTGCATGCATCGGGTACTGCACCTGGCGCCGCTGTCGACCGAGGAGCTGCCTTGGCACAGCCGCATGAAGATCGCGCTGGAGCAATGGCGCAACGATTACTGGGTTCGCCATGCGAGCCTGGAGCGGCGCTGGCCGATGAATCGTTATCACAATGCACGCCGGGCGCTCTATGTGCTGTGCAAGATCGCCAGCCTGGCGATCACTCTGCCATTGCGCTTTGCCATGTTCGCGTCGCGCAATCACATTGTGCCCGAACGTCTGGAGCCGCTGGACGTCCAGCCCGGCGACCAACTGCTGCTGCTCGATTCGTCCTGGCACGCCGACTTTTTCCCGGTAGCTGAAAAGCTCAAGGCGAAAGGCGTCGGGATGATCTCGGTAATCTACGACCTGATTCCTTGCACCCACCCGCAATTCTGCGATGCCGGCCTGGTTAAGGTGTTCGACCGCTGGTTCGACTGGATCGTCGAAATGGCCGACGGTTTCATCTGCATCTCCACCACCATCCGCGACCAGGTGCGCGCCGAGATCGTTCGTCGTCGAGGCGAGGAGGTTGCACAGGGCCTTTGGTTCGAGCACTTCTACCTCGGCTCGGAACTGGACCTGGTGCACGATGACTCGCAGCTGGACGGCAAACTGGTGCAGATGTTCGAGGACGGTGCCCCGGTCTACCTGATGGTCAGCACCATCGAGCCGCGCAAGAACCATGCGTACCTGCTCGATGCCTTCGAGCGACTGTGGGCGGCCGGTTCTTCCGCGCGGCTGTGCATCATCGGCCGCTATGGCTGGAAGTGCGAAGACCTGATGGCGCGCATCCGTGGCCACGCAGAGCTGAACAAGCGCCTGTTCATGTTCAACAAACTCAATGACCGGGGCCTGGAGTACGCCTACGCCAATGCCCGGTCGCTGGTTTTCCCGTCCTACGTCGAGGGCTTCGGCCTGCCGCTGGTGGAAGCCATGCAGCGCAACCTGCCTGTGATGGCCAGCGACATTCCGGTGTTCCGCGAGGTAGGAGGCGACTTCGTGGCCTACTTCGATCTGCAGCGCCCGGAAAGCCTGGCTGAACTGGTGCAGGAGTTCGAGAACAGCGATCGCTTCCCGGCAAGCCGTGCGAGCGCCGACTGGAGCTGGCTGACCTGGCGCGATGCCAGCCGGCAACTGGTCAGCCGCGTGCTGGGCGCCCTGACATCGCGCAGGCAAGCGCAGTCTGCGACCGAAGTGGAAGTGGGGTAG
- a CDS encoding acyltransferase family protein: MNKGKNPEIEYLRAVAIGMTLLCHVPMLLPYYEAFFLNFFNLYMPWSGVDLFFCISGYIVCRSYLDYFDQHRQQGSYAIAAQSFWLRRIYRLLPTAWLWILIPLALSLAFNRSGAFGSWFDNLRSFTAVATFTANLANQYNGLLGPNAVYWSLALEEQFYFILPFFLLCVTAFRWRVGLLLGLIALQFGLDRNMFGTPTSAMLNSFRLDAMMWGVLLCLAGRTPLLRQFEPTFLGKSVWMRLAFVVVLFYLLGAIPGQLIAMPVAVGLVAIVALLLVWVASYQQGYLYCPALLSRPLLWLGSRSYGLYVIHICAYHLSREIWYRYAAAQGVELDKSFTPELVVTALVIALAASELNYRFVEEPLRRKGARIARERLERFAGGTAVVDAPHPDTQPLEESRAQAPNVRASE, translated from the coding sequence ATGAATAAGGGAAAAAACCCGGAGATCGAGTACCTGCGGGCTGTCGCCATCGGCATGACCCTGCTTTGCCACGTGCCGATGCTGTTGCCCTATTACGAAGCGTTTTTCCTCAATTTCTTCAATTTGTATATGCCCTGGTCGGGCGTCGACCTGTTCTTCTGCATCTCCGGCTATATCGTCTGCAGAAGCTATCTGGACTATTTCGACCAGCACCGGCAGCAGGGCAGCTACGCCATTGCCGCCCAGAGCTTCTGGTTGCGGCGCATCTACCGGCTGTTGCCGACCGCCTGGTTGTGGATCCTGATTCCCCTGGCGTTGTCGCTGGCTTTCAACCGCAGCGGCGCCTTTGGTTCATGGTTCGACAACCTGCGCAGCTTCACTGCTGTGGCGACGTTCACTGCCAACCTGGCCAATCAGTACAACGGCCTGCTGGGGCCCAATGCGGTTTACTGGAGCCTGGCGCTGGAAGAGCAGTTCTACTTCATACTGCCGTTCTTCCTGCTTTGCGTGACGGCCTTCCGCTGGCGTGTCGGGCTGCTGCTGGGGCTGATCGCGCTGCAGTTCGGCCTGGACCGCAACATGTTCGGCACACCGACCAGTGCCATGCTCAACTCCTTCCGGCTCGACGCGATGATGTGGGGCGTGCTGCTCTGCCTGGCAGGTCGCACACCGTTGCTTCGACAGTTCGAGCCCACCTTCCTGGGCAAGAGCGTCTGGATGCGCCTGGCATTCGTGGTCGTGCTGTTCTACCTGCTGGGGGCGATCCCCGGACAGCTGATCGCGATGCCGGTCGCGGTAGGGCTGGTCGCCATTGTGGCATTGCTGCTGGTGTGGGTCGCCAGCTACCAGCAAGGTTACTTGTATTGCCCGGCTTTGCTCTCGCGTCCGCTGCTCTGGTTGGGCTCGCGTTCGTATGGCCTTTATGTCATCCATATCTGCGCCTATCACCTGAGCCGCGAGATTTGGTATCGCTACGCCGCCGCACAGGGCGTCGAGCTCGACAAGTCATTCACCCCGGAGCTGGTGGTGACGGCTCTGGTGATTGCGCTGGCTGCCAGCGAATTGAATTACCGATTCGTCGAGGAGCCCCTGCGGCGCAAAGGTGCACGGATTGCGCGGGAGCGGCTGGAGCGGTTTGCCGGCGGCACCGCTGTCGTGGACGCCCCCCATCCGGACACGCAGCCGCTCGAGGAAAGCCGAGCACAAGCGCCGAACGTGCGGGCATCCGAATGA
- the gmd gene encoding GDP-mannose 4,6-dehydratase has translation MTKSALITGLTGQDGAYLAKLLLEKGYKVHGLVARRSSDTRWRLRELGIESEVVYLDGDLADASSVQRAVIKAKPDELYNLGAQSFVGSSWDQPVTTGIVDGLGVTHLLEAIRQFSPETRFYQASTSEMFGLIQAERQDENTPFYPRSPYGVAKLYGHWITVNYRESFKLHASSGILFNHESPLRGIEFVTRKVTDAVARIKLGKQNELRLGNIDAKRDWGFAGDYVEAMWLMLQQDQPDDYVVATGVTTTVRDMCRIAFEYVGLKYQDHVVIDPAFFRPAEVDVLLGNPGKAERVLGWSPKTSLEHLIHMMVDADLRRVDKE, from the coding sequence ATGACAAAAAGTGCTCTGATCACCGGCCTGACCGGACAGGATGGCGCCTACCTTGCGAAGCTGCTGCTGGAAAAGGGCTACAAGGTCCACGGACTGGTAGCCCGACGCAGCAGCGATACGCGCTGGCGGTTGCGTGAGCTGGGGATCGAGTCCGAGGTGGTCTACCTCGACGGCGATCTGGCAGACGCCTCGTCCGTGCAGCGGGCGGTCATCAAGGCCAAGCCGGACGAGCTCTATAACCTGGGTGCGCAGAGTTTCGTCGGTAGCTCCTGGGACCAGCCGGTGACCACCGGTATCGTCGATGGCCTGGGCGTGACCCACCTGCTGGAAGCCATCCGCCAGTTCAGCCCGGAAACCCGCTTCTACCAGGCATCCACCAGCGAGATGTTCGGCCTGATCCAGGCCGAGCGGCAGGACGAGAACACCCCGTTCTACCCGCGCAGTCCTTATGGTGTGGCCAAGCTCTATGGCCACTGGATCACTGTGAACTATCGCGAGAGCTTCAAGCTCCACGCTTCCAGCGGCATCCTCTTCAACCACGAATCGCCGCTGCGCGGCATCGAGTTCGTGACCCGCAAGGTCACCGACGCGGTGGCCCGCATCAAGCTGGGCAAGCAGAACGAACTGCGCCTGGGCAATATCGACGCCAAGCGCGATTGGGGCTTTGCCGGCGACTATGTCGAGGCCATGTGGTTGATGCTGCAGCAGGATCAACCGGATGACTATGTGGTCGCCACCGGCGTGACGACCACCGTCCGCGATATGTGCCGCATCGCCTTCGAATATGTAGGTCTGAAGTACCAGGATCATGTGGTCATCGACCCGGCGTTCTTCCGCCCGGCGGAAGTGGATGTGCTGCTGGGCAACCCTGGAAAGGCCGAGCGCGTGCTGGGCTGGAGCCCGAAGACCAGCCTTGAGCACCTTATCCACATGATGGTCGACGCCGACCTGCGTCGCGTTGACAAGGAGTGA
- a CDS encoding class I SAM-dependent methyltransferase: MLEFIKSLGRKQAPVTQLQEAAPPPAAPAEDLSTLTDTYLSGWFQQETDELFEGFPISAQDSVLDIGCGDGPFVQFCAQRGAEVIFADIDADKVAGVERALQGSNARAMLPLVTDANPIPLPDARVDKVVAMEVLEHVEDPAQFMSELVRVGKPGALYLITVPDPLGESVQKELAPAAYFEHPNHIRVFEREAFEQLIRDAGLVIERQAHYGFYWSVWWFFFWACKQDLSPPWHPLLDSWTRTWNMMLATEEGPRIKKALDRAMPKSQAIIARKPL, from the coding sequence ATGCTGGAGTTCATCAAGAGCCTGGGGCGCAAGCAGGCGCCCGTCACCCAACTGCAGGAGGCCGCGCCGCCTCCTGCAGCGCCGGCGGAGGATCTGTCGACGCTGACCGATACCTACCTCAGTGGCTGGTTCCAACAGGAAACCGATGAGCTGTTCGAGGGATTCCCGATCAGCGCTCAGGACTCGGTGCTGGATATCGGTTGTGGCGATGGCCCCTTCGTGCAGTTCTGCGCGCAGCGCGGCGCCGAGGTGATTTTCGCCGACATCGATGCCGACAAGGTGGCCGGCGTCGAGCGGGCACTGCAGGGGTCCAATGCCCGCGCCATGCTGCCCCTGGTCACCGACGCCAATCCGATCCCCTTGCCGGATGCGCGGGTGGACAAGGTCGTGGCGATGGAAGTGCTGGAACACGTCGAGGATCCTGCGCAGTTCATGAGCGAACTGGTCCGTGTCGGCAAGCCCGGTGCACTCTACCTGATCACCGTGCCCGATCCGCTGGGTGAAAGCGTGCAGAAGGAACTGGCTCCTGCCGCCTACTTCGAGCACCCCAACCACATCCGTGTCTTCGAGCGCGAGGCTTTCGAGCAGTTGATCCGCGACGCTGGCCTGGTGATCGAGCGCCAGGCGCATTACGGCTTCTACTGGTCGGTGTGGTGGTTCTTCTTCTGGGCCTGCAAACAGGACCTGTCGCCGCCCTGGCACCCTCTGCTCGATAGCTGGACGCGCACCTGGAACATGATGCTCGCCACGGAAGAAGGGCCGCGCATCAAGAAGGCGCTGGATCGGGCGATGCCCAAGAGCCAGGCGATCATCGCGCGCAAGCCGCTGTGA
- a CDS encoding ABC transporter permease, producing MSLSSLKGTWQYRGFIAGSVRREFESRYRGSLLGAAWTVLNPLAMILVYTVIFSEVMRARLPGVDDKMAYSVFLCAGLLTWGLFSEVVSRCLNMFLENANLLKKLSFPRLCLPVVSVCNALLNFAIIFALFIGFLLITGRLPGVALLSFPLLLALQLVFAVGLGMLVGVLNVFFRDVGQLFGILLQFWFWLTPIVYPLTILPESIGRLVQLNPLTGLMQAYQNLFLHGQWPQLSQLLPVAVSGVLLCVLAMALYRARAGEMVDEL from the coding sequence ATGTCGCTGAGCAGTTTGAAAGGCACCTGGCAGTACCGCGGCTTCATCGCGGGCAGTGTGCGTCGAGAGTTCGAGTCGCGTTATCGCGGCTCGTTGCTGGGGGCGGCCTGGACCGTCCTCAATCCCCTGGCGATGATCCTGGTGTACACCGTGATCTTCTCCGAAGTAATGCGCGCGCGCCTGCCGGGCGTGGACGACAAGATGGCCTACAGCGTGTTCCTGTGCGCGGGCCTGCTTACCTGGGGATTGTTCTCCGAAGTGGTCAGCCGCTGCCTGAACATGTTCCTGGAGAACGCCAACCTGCTGAAGAAGCTGAGCTTCCCGCGCCTCTGCCTGCCGGTGGTGAGCGTCTGCAATGCGTTGCTCAATTTCGCCATCATCTTCGCCCTGTTCATTGGCTTCCTGCTGATCACCGGACGCCTGCCGGGCGTGGCATTGCTGTCGTTTCCGCTGCTGCTGGCGTTGCAGTTGGTGTTTGCCGTCGGCCTGGGCATGCTGGTCGGCGTGCTCAACGTGTTCTTCCGCGATGTCGGGCAACTGTTCGGGATTCTCCTGCAGTTCTGGTTCTGGCTTACCCCCATCGTCTACCCGCTGACCATCCTGCCGGAATCCATTGGCCGGCTGGTGCAGCTCAATCCGCTGACCGGCCTGATGCAGGCCTACCAGAACCTATTCCTCCACGGCCAGTGGCCGCAGCTATCGCAGTTGCTGCCGGTTGCGGTGTCCGGAGTGCTGCTGTGCGTGTTGGCCATGGCCTTGTACCGCGCCCGCGCAGGTGAAATGGTGGACGAACTCTGA
- a CDS encoding GDP-mannose 4,6-dehydratase — translation MNKRLLVTGLSGFVGSQLQASLGPQWQLMELPRLDLCEPGAFDEYLRDAVPDAVIHLAGQTFVPQAFRDPAGTLQVNLIGTLNLLESLKRCGFSGAFLYVSSGDVYGQVGEDQLPITELQLPRPRNPYGVSKLSAELLCQQWSFTEPWRMMVARPFNHVGAGQKADFVIPAVARQLARIRHGLQDACIEVGDIDVTRDFLDVRDVLAAYFALLEKGRSGEVYNVCSGQEYRLRDVIGQMASLAGVDLQIRQDPQRMRKAEQRRVRGSSVKLQSDTGWKPVHGMEQILLDVLADWDVRALQE, via the coding sequence TTGAACAAGCGACTACTGGTAACAGGGCTTTCCGGTTTCGTCGGCTCCCAGCTGCAAGCGTCGCTGGGGCCGCAATGGCAATTGATGGAGCTACCGCGCCTGGACCTGTGCGAGCCGGGAGCTTTCGACGAGTACCTGCGTGATGCTGTGCCGGATGCCGTGATCCACCTGGCTGGTCAGACCTTCGTGCCGCAGGCGTTTCGTGATCCTGCTGGAACCCTGCAGGTGAACCTGATCGGCACGCTGAACCTGCTCGAGTCCCTCAAGCGTTGCGGCTTCTCCGGAGCCTTTCTTTACGTCAGTTCCGGGGATGTCTATGGGCAGGTGGGTGAGGATCAGTTGCCGATTACCGAATTGCAGTTGCCCCGCCCCAGAAATCCCTACGGCGTGAGCAAACTGTCGGCGGAGCTGCTCTGTCAGCAGTGGAGCTTCACCGAGCCTTGGCGCATGATGGTGGCACGTCCGTTCAACCATGTGGGCGCGGGCCAGAAGGCCGATTTCGTGATACCGGCGGTTGCAAGACAACTCGCGCGTATTCGTCATGGATTACAGGATGCGTGCATCGAGGTGGGGGATATCGACGTCACCCGCGACTTCCTCGACGTACGTGACGTGCTGGCGGCCTACTTCGCATTGCTCGAAAAAGGGCGTTCGGGGGAGGTATACAACGTCTGCTCGGGCCAGGAATATCGCCTGCGTGACGTGATCGGCCAGATGGCCTCTCTGGCAGGAGTGGATCTGCAGATCCGCCAGGACCCGCAAAGGATGCGCAAGGCCGAGCAGAGGCGTGTGCGCGGCAGCAGCGTGAAGCTGCAGAGTGACACCGGTTGGAAGCCGGTCCACGGGATGGAGCAGATCCTGCTGGATGTGCTGGCTGACTGGGATGTCCGCGCTTTGCAGGAGTGA
- a CDS encoding acyltransferase family protein, whose product MSKGRIADIEILRAFAVLFVVLHHAHGNLISWASPRFDALTAHFSGGFGVDLFLAISGFVIARDLLPRLRAAAQAGNAWRCTLAFWVRRAWRLLPSAWFWLAVVLLAVVYFNRSGVFGTWDANLDATYAGVLQFANWRFAETFMRNEYGASFVYWSLSLEEQFYILLPLLALLARRWIVHVLIILVVYQLFATRGLLMVMFRSDALMLGVLLAIWSRTASYERLRAFLPLRGGSLVLLAISVLMGAFWSDTLDVGAYKFSLVAVCSIVLVWMASYDADLFMPAGHLRRLAIWIGTRSYAIYLIHVPAFFATREFWSRLYPQTPVDDRFFYPFVLCATALIVLLSELNFRLLETPLRRHGALMARRVSGELAEASRCMAVEQGLGR is encoded by the coding sequence ATGAGCAAGGGACGGATTGCCGACATCGAGATCCTGCGCGCCTTCGCGGTACTCTTCGTGGTGCTGCATCACGCCCATGGAAACCTGATTTCCTGGGCTTCACCGCGCTTCGATGCGCTGACCGCGCATTTCTCCGGAGGCTTTGGTGTGGACCTGTTCCTCGCCATTTCCGGTTTCGTCATTGCTCGCGATCTGCTGCCGCGATTGCGGGCCGCCGCTCAGGCAGGCAACGCCTGGCGCTGTACCCTCGCCTTCTGGGTTCGCCGTGCCTGGCGCTTGTTGCCTTCGGCCTGGTTCTGGCTGGCGGTGGTACTGCTGGCGGTGGTGTATTTCAATCGCTCGGGTGTGTTCGGTACCTGGGACGCCAATCTGGATGCCACCTATGCCGGTGTCCTGCAGTTTGCCAACTGGCGATTTGCGGAGACCTTCATGCGCAACGAGTACGGTGCGAGCTTCGTTTACTGGAGCCTGTCACTGGAGGAGCAGTTCTACATTCTGCTGCCGCTGCTCGCCCTGCTGGCTCGTCGCTGGATCGTCCATGTCCTGATTATTCTGGTGGTGTACCAGTTGTTTGCGACGCGCGGACTACTGATGGTGATGTTCCGCAGCGATGCGCTGATGCTCGGGGTGCTGTTGGCGATCTGGAGCCGGACAGCATCGTACGAGCGTCTGCGCGCCTTCCTGCCGTTGCGTGGCGGCAGTCTGGTGCTGTTGGCGATCAGCGTGCTGATGGGGGCATTCTGGTCGGATACCCTCGACGTGGGGGCCTACAAGTTCAGCCTGGTGGCGGTCTGCTCCATCGTGCTGGTATGGATGGCGTCCTATGACGCGGACCTGTTCATGCCCGCGGGCCACCTGCGCCGGCTGGCCATCTGGATCGGGACGCGCTCCTATGCCATCTACCTCATCCATGTGCCGGCATTTTTCGCCACCCGCGAGTTCTGGTCGCGCCTGTATCCGCAGACGCCGGTGGATGACCGCTTTTTCTATCCCTTCGTGTTGTGCGCCACAGCGCTGATAGTGCTGCTGAGCGAGCTGAACTTCCGCCTGCTGGAAACGCCGCTTCGCCGCCACGGGGCCCTGATGGCCCGACGAGTATCGGGCGAGTTGGCCGAAGCCTCACGATGCATGGCAGTGGAGCAGGGGCTGGGACGGTGA